ttggcttcacaatataataatttcttttcttccgtgaatttccgccagattttgactgcactgtgcgatgtttgtaaaatgaccataactttctccacggaactccgatttagatgtttaaggtatccacgcgaaggtctttcgaagaagaagagactggtatctagtaggcactaattggacttcaaaatcgcttccagaatgggctcgaacagaggctgctgcactttggccttttttcacctttttctatctttttctatcatttatcaacaaacacgtcaaaaataccaaatgtataacatatgcaatttaataacataatttgcatgattgacatttaaaacaagtcaaatctagtccttaaaaacatgcaaaatctgtgtttgtcacccgccgcgtcctcgccctcTTTCCGCCTATTCGTCGTCCGCCGCCTACTGCTCCCATCTCCTCGTCCGCCGCGGGGGCGGACAACTCCCCCACTATGGACCGCCTGGAGATCGCCCAGCCGCGCCTAACCATTGTGGACGCTCTAAGACTACAAGTCTCATACCCCTAAAAAAATCTCATATCCCGGGCCAAAGTGTGGCCCACTATAATCtaatttattactatatatattgtaaaaatttcaaactATGATCTAAACTGatagaaaatgtcaatagatgacaaaataataacgacaaaaaatgttaatacagtgtcaatacaacatcaaactttcacactgtgttgacatttttattgCTATAATACTATTtttcatctgttgacattttctaacgattCGATTCATAATTTGtagtttatacaatatttagatTTTGCATTTTATTACATTCCTAAGAATGTATTCATATTAATATGCTAAAACCTGttgaaaaaagaaaactaaTAGTACtggttataaaaataatataactcataaatttattaaaaagtgatttctctttatcttattttttagAAGTTTCGTAACTCTGGGAAAAACTACATAACGGAAAGTGATATATTTTGGGAAAAACTAATCCGAAGTGTGAAAAATAGAATagttttgaattattgattaAGCATtttataatactactaaaaggtttattattattatttgacgCGTTGAAGCTGTATACAGAATTCTTGCGTTGGATTATTGTTATTCCAACCTGCAACATAGTAGTATTCGATTACTACTATTTATTGTTAATCAACTAAATACAAAACAGCATTTAAATAAATCCGAAATAATAAAAGAGTGTGAGTTTGGAAGTGCAATAGTCTAGGTAGCAATTTATACTTGGAGTAACTAATTTAGGATTTGTTAGCAATCATCTAACATCGTCTATTTATATCTTCTATTAGGACTTACATTAGTGGATACTTCAAAACTTGTAATTATTTTAAGCTTGAGTAAAATAATTAATCCATTTTAATATACTAAAGGTTACTATAGtaatatttctttctttctttcttgtaCATTTTAATAATTAAGCCATTTTAATATACTAATTTATGTGTCACCGTCATAAAAAATGCTAGTAATTCAATAATGTATTTATGAAGGACTCTCATAATTGATGCATACAAATAATGAAATGAGGAACATTAAAAAGTCAATATTTTAAACCGGTAATCGTGAAAAAAATCTATGCACTCAGCAGTGTATTATTTATAAATCCACTTGTCAATTTATTATTGGTTGGTTATTTTGCTCATATAAGTTTCAATTTTTGGATTTTCAATCTCCAAACTCCCCTGTTTTGCCTCGAGGCTCCAAATTCCCACAATTGCTCTCAtccagagagggagagagagaggagaggcgTAAAGAAGAAAGGGCGAGTTAGTTACTCCATATGGGGGGAGGCACATTCGTGGACGGAGTTCGTCGCTGGTTTCAGAGACGACCAATTACCAATCCCAATCCCAATATTAGTAACGATGATCATCAGCCGCATGCATCACAAGACCCCCTTCCCATTGTTCAAGACTTTGATATTTCGGGCCTCAAGCTCATTAAAGTCCCCAAGCGTCTCGATTTCCCACTTTCTAACCCCGCCATGGATTCCCACAAAAAGGTGCCATCTTTTTCCCCTTTTCCCTCTCTTTCTATTTGCTCTATGTTCTTTTCATCCAATAAAATTGGACTCTTCATTTTCAATGATTGCTGATTTGGTTTTGGTGGAGTGAATGGGGCTTTTACAATCTCTGCCTTTCGCATCTTATGATGCTGAGGTGCTAATTTGATTTTTGGTGATTGTGCTTTATTACTGTTGCATTCAACAAGTTATTATCAAATGTTTGGTTTCTATGGTTTATCCAATTGGACTATTTATCATGTCATTTGCATTGGATTACAACGTTCATGAACAGAGCTTTAGCCTTTATGCATCTAATCTTTGTTTGGTCATGTGACTGGACAAGAATATTCTCTGTCTTTGCAATATTAATTGAAATGAAGAAATGGAAAATAGGGTTGGGGGATTCTTATCTAGTGGCAAGTTCATGTAATTCTTTGTGGAATGCTGATGCACTCAAGTTTTGATTGAGAGTCTGTTTTGACAGGGTAATCTGGAAACCGAATTTTTTACAGAGTACGGGGAGGCGACTAGGTATCAGGTCCTAGAAGTTGTAGGCAAAGGTAGCTACGGTGTTGTAGGTTCTGCGATCGACACTCACAATGGAGAGAGGGTTGCAATTAAAAAGATCAATGATGTCTTTGAGCATGTCTCTGATGCCACGCGAATCCTCAGAGAAATCAAGCTTCTTCGTCTACTTCGCCATCCTGACATTGTTGAAATCAAGCACATAATGCTTCCTCCTTCTCGGAGGGAATTCAGAGATATCTATGTTGTTTTTGAATTGATGGAGTCTGATCTTCACCAAGTGATTAAAGCGAATGATGACTTAACGCCAGAGCATTATCAGTTTTTCCTCTACCAGCTCCTGCGTGGCTTGAAATACACCCACTCAGGTGAACCCTGTTCTTTTGATGTATCTTCGAGAGATGACTATCCTTTGTTAGTGACATGTTTATTTCTACATCTTCAGCAAATGTGTTCCATCGGGATTTAAAGCCGAAGAACATACTTGCTAATGCTGACTGTAAGTTGAAGATATGCGATTTTGGTTTAGCTCGTGTGTCGTTTAATGATGCCCCATCTGCAATATTTTGGACTGTAAGTGTCATTTCTTTGCACATGTAGTTTTCTCGTGAATTTCACCTTTGAAATGCATGACCCTTCTGTTTTGGTTTGTATTTGCTAAAGGATTATGTTGCAACTCGATGGTATCGTGCTCCAGAGTTATGCGGTTCCTTTTTCTCCAAAGTAAGCTTATTTTTCTTTGAAGGTCTCAGTGCATTATTTATCTCCAAAAACAGTGCTGCTGCTAATATAGTACTCGCCCTTGTATGAGTTGGATGTATTGTTAGCGTTGAACATTGCTGATATTCACGTTAATAAGATTCCTTATCTTGACTTAAAAATTCTTACAATCATTACTTATTAAAATGCTATGCTTATATTGTACTTTTTGTTGGATATGTACAGTATACACCCGCTATTGATATTTGGAGTATCGGATGCATATTTGCTGAGATGCTTAGTGGAAAACCGTTATTTCCCGGGAAAAATGTGGTGCATCAGTTAGACTTAATGACTGATTTGCTTGGCACTCCACCTCCAGAATCTATTGCAAGGGTTAGTTAATTAACctggattattttaattttctactTAGATTCCTCATTTATTCAAAGAAAATCCCTTGCCACCAGTGTTATTAATAGTGATTTAAGAAGGTAATAAGAAAAGCTATTTGTTTTGTTCATGTTTCTTTAAGGAACACATATTTCTTCTGAATAATCTTTTGTAACACAATCATGTTGCAATTACAATGACAGATCAGGAATGAAAAGGCTCGGAGATATCTGAGCAGTATGCGGAAGAAACAACCTGTTCCGTTCTCTCAGAAATTCCCTGATGCTGATCCTTTGGCTCTTAACTTGCTAGAAAAGCTTCTGGCGTTTGATCCTAAAGATAGACCGACTGctgaagaagtaattttatatGGCCCCTTCGTTATTTTGGCACTTCTACACTGTTACGTCATATGTGAAGTAAGCAACTCATGGATGGTTTGTTTGCAGGCGTTGAATGATCCCTACTTTCACGGGTTGTCAAACGGAGAGCGTGAACCATCAACTGCACCGATATCGAagcttgaatttgaatttgagcGGAGGAAATTGACTAAAGATGATGTTAGGGAGCTGATTTATAGAGAGGTCAGCCGTTGATCATTAGTTCTGTTTcctaattaattgttttttgaGTTGTCGACTCTCTCTTATTCTAGTTACTATGTTTTGCGGTTTAATAGATTCTCGAGTATCATCCTCATATGCTTGAGGAGTATCTCCAAGGTGGAGAGCAGACTAGTGGCTTCATGTATCCAAGGTTATGCCAGTTTTTATTTGCTTGATTGCGTAGTTTATTGTCTTTTCCCTTCGTTACTTCGTGTAAGTTCAATAGATTGAATAGTGTAGGCCCATATTTTTCTTATTGTAGTGCATTACTGTATTTCTGTTCTAGTATTGGTTTCTGACACTGTGCATCATTCCATACAAATCAAGTGGCGTCGATTGGTTCAAGAGACAGTTTGCCCATCTTGAAGAGCACAAAGGTAAAGGTGAAAAAAGCACTCCTCTACTGAGACAGCATGCGTCATTACCTAGGTATGTAGTGATATACTAATttcttaattgtttttttttgtccaGAATTGTTTCTTTCCTGCATGTATATGTAGAAGTGATCAGATAGTAACGTATATCGACTGTTCTAAGCGAATGTGTTTGGAACCATAAGTGCGTATGattttcatttaaattgttTCTTTGTTTTAGAACTGATCCACCTGTATCTCAACCCATATTTttctaaaatctaaaatattgAACTtgattttttaagaaaaaaaggtATAGTCAGTTTATATATTGTTGCTGTTGAAGCTAAATAATCATTTTGATGTATTTATGATTTAGTATTATTGCATTACTATGATACACTCATTTTTCGTTACCCTCTAATGCGCCTGTAGAGAGCGTGTCCCTGCACCAAAAGAAGAACCCGAAGATAATGATTTTGAACAACGAAATGCAGCTTCTGTTGCTACGACTCTAGATAGCCCCACAGGGAATGATGGTATGGACAGTAGTGCCCAAAATGGCCACAAGGGAAACGTCAGCGCTCGTGGCTTGTTGAAGAGTGCAAGCATCAGTGCTTCCAAATGCATTGGtgtcaaagaaaagaaaaacaccGAGGTAAATCTTATTCACGTTCGTAGTCTTCTGATTGACAAGCTAAATTTGCTTAAGCTAAAAGTCCGCTTCTCAAAAGAAAGTGTCGTTGCATCATTAACTTGTCATCTTTGTTCAACAGGAAGAGCCAATCGAAGAAAACAGCGAAGAGATTGATGTGTTATCAGAGAAAATTGCTGCCCTACATGCTTGATACGCGCTGATGACTTATGTTGGCTCGTTTTTTTACTGTGAGATTAGGCTGCTTGGGATGAGTCCAGTGCAGCAGCCAGCAACAATTTTCTTAGCATTCATAGATTAGGAAggaaatctctttatttttggGTTGTACAGAGGTATTCACTCccatttttgaatttatgtAGTTATAGAATCATCTGTTTTTTGTAATGGTTAATTTAGCTCATTGCATTGTACTAGGATGGATCTCAAAAATTTCTTGCAATATTTATTTTAGCCAGTGAATGATCATCGTCTTTCCTACTGGTTTTTCTTCTGTTTCTCTATCATTGTCGTCATCAGGCAACCAGTGTAATCGAAATTGCACTTGAAAGATAATTCTAATTACTATACAAGATAACAATGTAAACAATAGTAAATTGTTAGGATATATACTGAAAATTGTGCTTTGAGCTGCTTTGTATTTATAAAACCTTATTTCCAAAATTTACGAGAAGATTATTTTGTGACTTTTGTTGCATATGTTGATTTatttcaagaaaataatatCGGTAAAACCTTTGACATGCTAATTTAATTTGTCGGTAAAGTCGACAATCATTTTGCGTGCTCACTTTGTGAAATAGCACGTCGGAAATTTGCGAGACAATTTAGTCCTTCGTTAATTAACAACGAAATCGGATAATATGTTGGTAAAACCTGTTAATTTTTGCAGTATTTATAAGAAGAGGTAGAAAAAGAAAACTATGTAAACATTGTGATTATCCATTTCAGTCAACTGATCAACTCTTTGTGCTAAAACAGGCAATGAATGACCAAATCTTGAATAGATTAGAATCATAGTATAATCTAATTCTAAAATGCTAATTTAAGTGGAGGTGGGATTGGgaaattttgaaatgatatggcCCCAAATGGACAGGCATGTCACGAGGAATTGTTCCATATGTATTTATCTTATTGATAATGATACACCAAAATAATGGCATTTCAAGTTGTCCATGTGAATGGCTTCTCTATGTCACGTCGCTATACTTATCTGCCATTAATATGGAGCTATTACTCGAATTCGACACTCATtgtaaatttcataaataacaTGTGACTCAAATTAATTCAAACTATAAATATTGTTGTCCTCACTTTATAAAGAGATTGAGAGAGGTGAGCAGTTCTTATCAAAATCGATCtctatacattaattaaaaatcatgGCACAAGATTGTGAGCAAAGAAGAGTAAAAAAAGTCACTAAAACTGCAACTGGGATTTCTAATAAACCAGCACATTTTCGATTAGTGAAATGAAATCTTGTAATTTGTCACCATATTTTTATGTCAGCAAAAATAAGAGTAATCTGGTGGCTATGATTGGGACGTTAGACTGAAATGGTTGTTAATATTATAACTATGTTTCTGTTAAAAATACTCATTATAGTTGAGTAATAATTCCATTCCTAAAGGAAATATTTAATATAACAGCTAGTTTGGTGAACCCAATTAATGGAATTTACTGCCTGCTTTTGGAATTATTACAACTATGCCCACAAAATTATTGATTTTAGAGAATTTACTCTACATGCTTTAACCAACTTTATAAAATGAAGCCATTCAAgctctatttatttttttccattagttaattttgtattttaatcacgactaattcaatttcaaatattttaccTATTTTTGGTTgcttaaatgaattttaaaattaaattctcAAATTTTACAGTTTGTTCCATTTACCTATAGGAAGAGACAATATATACCAACCTTAATATCATTTGTCACCGGACATAGTATTATTGCTTAATTAGTTAATTGAAATACTAAAGTTTGATTACAGAGTTTTTCATATAATTAGCAAAAACCCTTAAACGTTCGTATTGTCATAATTatctagtactactatttttttgtttgtttttttcacTATAAACAGTTAGAAGATATGAATTCCGAACGGTCAcgagggcacccgcaacgcgtaccgccggcgttccgcgtgccgttccgccggaacggtttcgccgcggaacgcgttgcggcgcaccgTTCCGCTCTCATTCCGTTCCgtgtgccgacggcacggaacgcggcacggcttatgccgccacgcgctcgggcgacgtggcgctccccgcttcgtgcgtgcttcccactcgccggcccgcgagtgggacacgtcagcgatgacgcaataattatttttttaaaaaaatatatatttttataaaaaaattattttttttaaacggtcatattaccgtttttttaacttttttttatttatttttattttatttttattttcttattctataaataaacctaatttattacatttcacacacaactacacatctactcttcctaaaccaacatcaattcctctccaattttctatttcaatctccttcacaaaatgtccggcgacgggaattacggcggtggcggctccggtgggtgggatctcaacgcgttcggcgattgggagaccatgtacaacacactaggtggttccgggtcgtcgacgccgggcacccaggggtcggcgacgccgggtgggtaccaaccacccactttcgatgtggatgcctac
This portion of the Salvia splendens isolate huo1 chromosome 10, SspV2, whole genome shotgun sequence genome encodes:
- the LOC121752134 gene encoding mitogen-activated protein kinase 9-like, with amino-acid sequence MGGGTFVDGVRRWFQRRPITNPNPNISNDDHQPHASQDPLPIVQDFDISGLKLIKVPKRLDFPLSNPAMDSHKKGNLETEFFTEYGEATRYQVLEVVGKGSYGVVGSAIDTHNGERVAIKKINDVFEHVSDATRILREIKLLRLLRHPDIVEIKHIMLPPSRREFRDIYVVFELMESDLHQVIKANDDLTPEHYQFFLYQLLRGLKYTHSANVFHRDLKPKNILANADCKLKICDFGLARVSFNDAPSAIFWTDYVATRWYRAPELCGSFFSKYTPAIDIWSIGCIFAEMLSGKPLFPGKNVVHQLDLMTDLLGTPPPESIARIRNEKARRYLSSMRKKQPVPFSQKFPDADPLALNLLEKLLAFDPKDRPTAEEALNDPYFHGLSNGEREPSTAPISKLEFEFERRKLTKDDVRELIYREILEYHPHMLEEYLQGGEQTSGFMYPSGVDWFKRQFAHLEEHKGKGEKSTPLLRQHASLPRERVPAPKEEPEDNDFEQRNAASVATTLDSPTGNDGMDSSAQNGHKGNVSARGLLKSASISASKCIGVKEKKNTEEEPIEENSEEIDVLSEKIAALHA